From a region of the Eulemur rufifrons isolate Redbay chromosome 7, OSU_ERuf_1, whole genome shotgun sequence genome:
- the RPL35 gene encoding large ribosomal subunit protein uL29 has translation MAKIKARDLRGKKKEELLKQLDDLKVELSQLRVAKVTGGAASKLSKIRVVRKSIARVLTVINQTQKENLRKFYKGKKYKPLDLRPKKTRAMRRRLNKHEENLKTKKQQRKERLYPLRKYAVKA, from the exons ATG GCCAAGATTAAGGCTCGGGACCTTCGCGGCAAGAAGAAGGAAGAGTTGCTGAAACAGCTGGACGACCTGAAAGTGGAGCTGTCCCAGCTTCGTGTCGCCAAAGTGACAGGCGGCGCGGCGTCCAAACTCTCCAAGAT CCGAGTCGTCCGCAAGTCCATTGCCCGAGTTCTCACTGTAAttaaccagacacagaaagaaaacctCAGGAAGTTCTACAAG GGCAAGAAGTACAAGCCCCTGGATCTGCGGCCTAAGAAAACACGTGCCATGCGCCGCCGGCTCAACAAGCACGAGGAGAACCTGAAGACCAAGAAGCAGCAGCGGAAGGAACGGCTGTACCCACTGCGGAAGTATGCGGTCAAGGCCTGA
- the WDR38 gene encoding WD repeat-containing protein 38: MNSGAPETLALGRVKFFGRHRGEVNSSTFSPDGRMLLTASEDGCVYGWETHSGQLLWRLGGHTGPVKFCRFSPDGRLFASTSCDCTIRLWDVAGAKCLRVLKGHQRSVETVSFSPDSRQLASGGWDKRVMLWEVQSGQMLRLLAGHRDSVQSSDFSPSGDCLATGSWDSTIRIWDLRAGTPAVFHQELEGHSGNISCLCYSASGLLASGSWDKTIHLWKPMTSSLLVQLKGHITWVKSIAFSPDGQRLASGGYSHMVKVWDCNTGKCLETLKGVLDVAHACVFTPDGRLLVSGAAD; the protein is encoded by the exons ATGAACAGCGGGGCCCCAGAGACCCTGGCCTTGGGGAGAGTGAAATTCTTCGGCCGGCACCGCGGGGAG GTCAACTCCTCCACTTTCTCCCCCGATGGCCGGATGCTGCTCACAGCCTCAGAGGATGGCTGTGTGTACGGCTGGGAGACTCACAGCGGGCAGCTGCTGTGGAGGCTGGGTGGCCACACAG GCCCTGTGAAGTTCTGCCGCTTCTCCCCGGACGGCCGCCTATTTGCCAGCACCTCTTGCGACTGCACCATCCGCCTGTGGGATGTAGCAGGAGCCAAGTGTCTGCGGGTCTTGAAGG GTCACCAACGGAGTGTGGAGACGGTCAGCTTCAGCCCTGACTCGAGGCAGCTAGCTTCGGGTGGCTGGGACAAGCGTGTGATGCTCTGGGAGGTGCAG TCCGGCCAGATGCTGCGCCTCTTAGCTGGGCACCGTGACTCCGTCCAGAGCAGTGACTTCTCACCCAGCGGGGACTGCCTG GCCACCGGCTCCTGGGACTCCACCATACGCATCTGGGACCTGCGGGCAGGTACCCCAGCAGTCTTCCACCAAGAACTGGAGGGCCACAGTGGCAACATCAGCTGCCTGTGCTACTCAGCATCGGGCCTCCTG GCATCTGGCTCCTGGGACAAGACCATCCACCTCTGGAAGCCCATGACCAGCAGCCTCCTCGTCCAACTCAAAGGCCACATCACCTGGGTGAAGAGCATAGCCTTCTCCCCAGACGGGCAGCGGCTGGCCAGTGGTGGCTACTCCCACATG GTCAAAGTCTGGGATTGCAACACAGGAAAGTGCCTTGAGACCTTGAAG GGAGTCCTGGATGTGGCCCACGCCTGTGTCTTCACCCCAGACGGGAGACTCCTAGTGTCTGGAGCTGCTGATTAG